The following are from one region of the Chryseobacterium shigense genome:
- a CDS encoding uroporphyrinogen-III synthase, which yields MKILFTKIIAAELLSKELGSDISAECVEVIRTEPIRTVPFDLKNYSLIFTSVNGVRSFFENQFKPNEDFTARNYNKIYCIGEKTKRELRKYGFGTFKVLKNAEVLSRFIIGNCQDEKFLHFCGNLAIDVLDKNLPLQNISYKKITIYTTEELYPSVPEKYHAAVFFSPSGVRSFAKLNPLEGIKIFSIGETTSGELRKYTAGEIFTSEENNLASIFRLIKKKL from the coding sequence ATGAAAATCCTGTTTACCAAAATCATAGCTGCCGAATTATTATCCAAAGAATTAGGATCGGATATCTCGGCTGAATGCGTTGAGGTAATCAGAACAGAACCTATAAGAACTGTTCCGTTTGATTTAAAAAACTATTCCCTGATCTTCACAAGTGTCAACGGAGTACGCTCATTCTTTGAGAATCAATTTAAACCCAACGAGGATTTTACTGCAAGAAACTACAACAAAATATACTGCATCGGCGAAAAAACAAAGCGTGAACTGAGAAAATACGGTTTCGGAACATTTAAGGTGCTGAAGAATGCCGAAGTACTTTCAAGGTTTATCATCGGAAACTGCCAGGACGAAAAGTTTCTCCATTTCTGTGGTAATCTTGCCATTGACGTGCTGGATAAGAATCTTCCTTTACAGAACATCAGCTACAAAAAGATCACAATTTATACAACGGAAGAGCTTTACCCTTCCGTACCTGAAAAATATCATGCTGCAGTTTTTTTTAGTCCAAGCGGAGTTCGTAGTTTTGCAAAACTCAATCCTTTGGAAGGAATAAAGATTTTTTCAATCGGAGAAACTACATCGGGAGAACTTAGAAAGTACACTGCAGGAGAAATCTTCACATCAGAAGAAAATAACCTGGCTTCTATTTTCAGACTGATAAAAAAGAAACTATAA
- a CDS encoding N-acetylmuramoyl-L-alanine amidase, whose amino-acid sequence MKNLIYALFILVSCYTEAQTNEFKTINKPIDYSKERVRLSLEYLKDHYNIVQNTPAISPKIIVLHYTAGGTVETNYRYFNKTYLESARNVLKKQSTLNVSSQFIVDRDGTIYQLMESDMFARHTIGLNYCAIGIENIGSKSQPLTENQVLANAQLVRQLTKKYKIEYLIGHSEYGVFRGSKLWKETDPNYFTIKDDPGKDFMKKVRLLVTDLHLKDKP is encoded by the coding sequence ATGAAAAACCTTATCTATGCTTTATTTATATTGGTATCATGCTATACAGAAGCTCAGACTAACGAATTTAAAACCATCAACAAACCCATTGATTACTCAAAGGAGAGAGTGCGTCTAAGTTTAGAGTACCTTAAAGATCATTACAATATCGTGCAAAATACACCTGCTATTTCACCCAAAATAATTGTACTGCATTATACCGCGGGAGGAACTGTTGAAACCAATTATAGATATTTCAATAAAACGTATCTGGAATCGGCCAGAAATGTTTTGAAGAAGCAGAGTACTTTAAATGTATCTTCCCAGTTTATTGTAGACAGGGACGGCACCATTTACCAGCTTATGGAATCCGATATGTTCGCAAGACATACCATAGGACTTAATTACTGTGCTATTGGTATTGAAAATATAGGAAGCAAAAGCCAGCCTCTGACAGAAAACCAGGTTTTGGCAAATGCTCAGCTGGTAAGGCAATTAACTAAAAAGTATAAAATAGAATACCTGATAGGACATTCAGAATATGGTGTATTCAGGGGTTCTAAGCTTTGGAAAGAAACGGATCCGAATTATTTCACCATAAAAGATGATCCCGGAAAAGATTTTATGAAAAAGGTAAGACTGTTAGTTACCGATCTGCACTTAAAAGACAAACCTTAA
- the hemA gene encoding glutamyl-tRNA reductase has protein sequence MLQYSNIHQTSNFAVLSISYEKADVETRGKFAFFDENIKNFVSRIHSVDLGDAFVVSTCNRTEIYTTSPNYLLVAEEYCKTIGVQLTDFLQFANILTKEEALAHLFRVAAGLESQIIGDFEIIGQIKKAYSRFKKERQNSNPYLERAINAAIQISKRIKNETGISNGAASVSYAAVHYILNNQKRITEKNILLLGVGEIGQNTVENLVKHVYQPKIKIANRTQEKAEKISQKYSIPHVDYSDVDQELKNTDILIVATGAKHPIINKSHFPNGKETLVIDLSIPHNVEKNVTENENVTLIDVDELSKQIQETIQQREKEIPKAEKIIKELMKDFLEWEKKRKLAPNIHHFKAVLKNMERNEMHNFYKKNKYINITDMELSDKMIQKITNRFAKFIIDNPLKAEEISKLMHEILVEQPNNEFNEKH, from the coding sequence ATGTTACAGTATTCCAACATTCATCAGACGTCTAATTTCGCTGTGCTTTCCATCAGCTACGAGAAGGCTGATGTAGAAACAAGAGGGAAATTTGCATTCTTTGATGAGAACATCAAAAATTTTGTCAGCCGGATCCACAGTGTGGATTTAGGGGATGCATTTGTGGTTTCTACGTGTAACAGAACCGAGATCTATACTACTTCTCCCAATTATCTCCTGGTAGCGGAAGAGTACTGCAAAACCATTGGTGTACAGCTTACGGACTTTCTCCAGTTTGCCAATATTCTTACCAAGGAAGAAGCCCTTGCCCATCTGTTCAGAGTAGCAGCAGGACTTGAAAGCCAGATCATTGGAGACTTTGAGATCATCGGACAGATCAAAAAAGCATACAGCCGTTTTAAAAAAGAGAGACAGAATTCTAATCCGTATCTGGAAAGAGCAATTAATGCCGCGATCCAGATTTCAAAAAGGATCAAGAATGAAACCGGAATTTCCAATGGAGCCGCTTCCGTGTCTTATGCTGCTGTTCATTATATTCTGAATAACCAGAAAAGAATCACTGAAAAGAACATTCTTCTTTTAGGTGTAGGCGAGATCGGACAAAATACGGTTGAAAACCTGGTAAAACATGTGTATCAGCCGAAAATTAAAATAGCCAACAGAACACAGGAGAAGGCTGAGAAAATTTCCCAGAAATACAGTATTCCTCATGTTGATTATTCTGATGTTGACCAGGAATTAAAAAACACCGACATCCTGATTGTGGCAACCGGGGCAAAACATCCTATCATTAACAAATCCCACTTCCCGAACGGAAAGGAAACACTGGTGATTGATCTTTCTATTCCTCATAACGTTGAAAAGAACGTTACCGAGAATGAAAATGTAACCCTTATTGATGTAGATGAGCTTTCGAAACAAATTCAGGAAACAATTCAGCAAAGGGAAAAAGAAATTCCAAAAGCTGAAAAAATCATCAAAGAACTGATGAAAGACTTCCTGGAATGGGAAAAAAAGAGAAAGCTGGCACCCAATATCCACCATTTCAAAGCGGTCCTGAAAAATATGGAACGTAATGAAATGCATAATTTTTATAAGAAAAATAAATACATAAACATCACGGACATGGAGCTTTCTGATAAAATGATCCAGAAAATTACCAACCGTTTTGCAAAATTTATCATAGACAACCCTTTGAAAGCCGAAGAAATTAGTAAATTAATGCACGAAATATTAGTTGAACAACCAAACAACGAATTCAATGAAAAGCATTAG
- a CDS encoding ribose-phosphate pyrophosphokinase: protein MADQLSYLFCTRTSKDLAEKIAQYYGKELGKINFQEFSDGEFEPVLDESVRGGRVFLIGSTFPPADNLLELLLMIDAAKRASAKSITVVIPYFGLARQDRKDKPRAPIGAKLVANLLTAAGATRIMTMDLHADQIQGFFEIPVDHLYASTIFVDHIKSLNLDNLTIASPDMGGAKRAKNYAGHLGAEVVIAYKERKKANVVEEMFLIGDVVGKNVILIDDMIDTAGTLCKAAEILIEKGAKSVRAMATHGVLSGKAYENIEKSKLLEVIVTDSIPVKNNLSSKIKVLSCAPLFADVMKMVHEHQSISSKFVI from the coding sequence ATGGCAGATCAGTTAAGTTATCTATTTTGTACAAGAACCAGTAAGGACTTGGCAGAAAAAATTGCCCAATATTATGGGAAAGAGCTAGGAAAAATCAACTTTCAGGAGTTCAGCGACGGGGAATTCGAACCTGTTTTGGATGAGTCAGTAAGAGGAGGAAGAGTTTTCCTGATTGGATCTACCTTCCCGCCGGCAGACAATCTTCTAGAACTTCTATTGATGATTGACGCAGCGAAAAGAGCCTCCGCAAAGAGCATTACAGTTGTAATCCCTTATTTCGGACTTGCGAGACAGGACAGAAAAGACAAGCCGAGAGCCCCGATAGGTGCAAAGCTGGTTGCTAATCTGTTAACAGCTGCAGGAGCAACAAGAATAATGACAATGGACCTTCACGCGGATCAGATCCAGGGGTTCTTCGAAATTCCTGTAGATCACCTTTATGCGTCTACCATCTTTGTAGATCATATCAAATCTCTGAACTTAGATAATCTTACCATTGCTTCTCCGGATATGGGAGGTGCAAAAAGAGCGAAAAACTATGCCGGTCACTTAGGTGCGGAAGTAGTAATTGCTTACAAAGAGAGAAAAAAAGCAAACGTTGTGGAAGAAATGTTCCTTATAGGTGATGTAGTTGGTAAAAATGTAATTCTTATTGATGATATGATCGATACTGCAGGTACACTTTGCAAAGCTGCAGAGATCCTGATCGAAAAAGGAGCAAAATCAGTAAGAGCAATGGCAACTCACGGAGTGCTTTCCGGGAAGGCTTACGAGAATATTGAGAAGTCCAAATTACTGGAAGTTATTGTAACTGACTCAATTCCTGTTAAAAATAATTTGTCATCCAAAATAAAAGTGCTATCTTGCGCCCCGTTATTTGCAGACGTTATGAAGATGGTTCATGAGCATCAGTCAATTAGCAGCAAGTTTGTTATTTAA
- a CDS encoding cysteine desulfurase produces the protein MFDIQQIRSQFTILNREVNGKPLVYLDNAATSQKPDSVLKIWNDYYTQLNANVHRGIHTLSQLATEEMELSRRKIQKFINAEHDFEVIFTKGTTEGLNLIAYILTQKLKKDDEIIISYLEHHSNIVPWQLLCERTGAKLRVIPIDENGILQLNYLDEFLSEKTKVVSVNQVSNALGIVNPIEEIIAKTRKNSDAYIVIDGAQSAPHFEIDVQKMDCDFFVFSGHKMYAPMGTGILYGKQEILEELPPFHGGGEMIATCSFDGTTYAGLPFKYEAGTPNVGGNIALGAAVDFIDRIGRQNIQNHENALLEYAQRKLLELDNIKIYGEKAKRTGVVSFNLEGVGISSDVGMILDKMGVAVRTGHHCTQPIMDFFNIAGTVRASFAVYNTFEEIDKLVEGVKKAQKMLG, from the coding sequence ATGTTTGACATTCAACAAATAAGAAGTCAGTTTACTATATTAAACCGCGAAGTGAATGGTAAACCTTTGGTTTACTTAGATAATGCAGCAACATCTCAGAAGCCGGATTCTGTTTTAAAAATCTGGAATGATTACTATACACAGCTTAATGCCAATGTTCACAGAGGAATCCATACATTAAGCCAGTTAGCTACGGAAGAAATGGAGCTTTCAAGAAGGAAAATCCAGAAATTCATTAATGCTGAACATGACTTTGAAGTTATATTTACAAAGGGAACTACAGAAGGCCTGAACCTCATCGCTTACATTTTAACGCAGAAGCTTAAAAAAGATGATGAGATCATCATTTCCTATCTGGAGCATCACTCCAATATCGTTCCGTGGCAATTGCTTTGTGAAAGAACCGGGGCTAAACTTAGAGTAATCCCTATCGATGAAAATGGTATTCTTCAACTTAACTATCTGGATGAATTTTTGAGCGAAAAAACGAAAGTTGTTTCTGTAAACCAGGTTTCCAATGCATTGGGAATTGTAAATCCAATAGAAGAGATCATTGCCAAAACAAGAAAAAACTCCGATGCTTATATTGTGATTGATGGTGCACAGTCTGCCCCTCACTTCGAAATTGATGTACAGAAGATGGATTGTGATTTCTTTGTGTTTTCGGGGCATAAAATGTACGCCCCAATGGGAACCGGGATCCTTTACGGAAAACAGGAGATCCTGGAAGAACTTCCGCCTTTTCATGGAGGAGGGGAAATGATTGCAACCTGCTCTTTTGACGGAACTACCTATGCCGGACTACCTTTTAAATATGAGGCAGGAACCCCTAATGTTGGAGGTAATATCGCATTAGGTGCAGCTGTTGATTTTATTGATAGAATTGGAAGACAAAACATTCAGAATCATGAGAATGCATTACTGGAATATGCACAGAGAAAGCTTTTAGAGCTGGATAATATAAAGATCTATGGCGAAAAGGCAAAAAGGACAGGTGTAGTATCCTTTAATCTGGAAGGAGTGGGAATATCTTCCGATGTAGGGATGATCCTTGATAAAATGGGTGTTGCTGTAAGAACAGGGCATCACTGTACACAGCCTATTATGGATTTTTTCAATATAGCAGGAACCGTAAGAGCCAGCTTTGCGGTTTACAATACCTTTGAAGAAATCGACAAGCTTGTAGAAGGAGTTAAAAAAGCTCAGAAAATGCTTGGATAA
- the hemE gene encoding uroporphyrinogen decarboxylase, translating into MIKNDLYLKALRGETVERPPVWMMRQAGRYLPEFIALRDKYDFFTRCQTPELAAEITIQPIRRFPLDAAILFSDILVVPQAMGIDFKMKESVGPWLDNPIRTTEQVQNIEVPDVNDTLGYVFDAIELTLQKLDNEIPLIGFAGSPWTILCYCVEGKGSKAFDIAKSFCFQQPEAAHLLLQKITDTTIAYLKRKVEKGVSAVQVFDSWGGMLSPTDYQEFSWQYINQIVEALSPLTHVVVFGKGCWFALEDMTMSKASALGVDWTITPEFARTLTNHTMTLQGNFDPARLHSTPETIKKMVTEMINRFGKDRYIANLGHGILPNIPVENAEAFIRAVVDWKPNI; encoded by the coding sequence ATGATTAAAAACGACTTATATTTAAAAGCACTTCGCGGAGAAACTGTAGAAAGGCCCCCCGTATGGATGATGAGACAGGCCGGAAGATACCTTCCTGAATTCATTGCTCTCAGAGATAAATATGATTTCTTTACAAGATGCCAGACTCCTGAGCTAGCTGCCGAGATCACCATACAGCCGATCAGAAGGTTTCCCCTGGATGCTGCAATCCTGTTTTCTGATATTTTAGTAGTTCCCCAGGCAATGGGAATTGATTTCAAAATGAAAGAATCAGTTGGCCCGTGGCTGGACAACCCTATCAGAACAACGGAACAGGTTCAGAATATTGAAGTTCCTGATGTAAATGACACATTGGGTTACGTTTTTGATGCTATTGAACTTACTCTTCAGAAATTAGATAATGAAATTCCGCTGATTGGTTTTGCGGGCTCTCCCTGGACGATCCTTTGCTATTGTGTGGAAGGAAAAGGAAGCAAAGCTTTTGATATTGCGAAATCATTCTGTTTCCAGCAACCGGAAGCCGCTCATTTACTTCTTCAGAAGATTACAGATACTACAATTGCTTATTTAAAAAGAAAAGTTGAAAAAGGCGTTTCTGCCGTTCAGGTTTTTGATTCCTGGGGAGGAATGCTTTCTCCTACGGATTATCAGGAATTCTCATGGCAGTATATCAACCAGATTGTTGAGGCGTTGAGCCCTCTTACCCATGTGGTGGTATTTGGAAAAGGATGCTGGTTTGCCCTTGAAGATATGACGATGTCCAAGGCTTCTGCTCTGGGTGTTGACTGGACCATCACTCCTGAATTTGCAAGAACATTAACCAACCATACGATGACGCTTCAGGGGAATTTTGATCCTGCAAGATTACACTCCACCCCTGAAACCATTAAAAAGATGGTAACTGAGATGATTAACCGTTTTGGAAAAGACAGATACATTGCCAATCTCGGGCACGGAATTTTACCGAATATTCCTGTGGAAAATGCAGAAGCGTTCATCAGAGCGGTTGTAGACTGGAAACCGAATATTTAA
- a CDS encoding NAD(P)H-dependent oxidoreductase, producing MELIEKLNWRFATKAMNGLKVPQEKVDKILEAARLAPTSSGLQPFEIIVITNQEVKEQIKPHAWNQPQITDCSHLLVFAAWDNYTEERINKMFDLTNEIRGFKNEGWENYRQMLLSTYPQRSAEENFTHAAKQAYISFGAAIIAAAFEEVDSTPMEGFSPEAVDEVLNLKEKGLKSVLLLPIGYRDASTDWLVNLTKVRKPKEAFITEVN from the coding sequence ATGGAATTAATTGAAAAACTGAACTGGAGATTTGCCACCAAAGCAATGAACGGTCTGAAAGTACCACAGGAAAAAGTGGATAAAATATTGGAAGCTGCAAGACTGGCACCTACATCCAGCGGGCTTCAGCCTTTTGAGATCATCGTGATCACCAATCAGGAAGTAAAGGAACAGATTAAGCCTCATGCATGGAACCAGCCGCAGATTACGGACTGCTCGCACCTTTTGGTATTTGCCGCATGGGATAACTATACGGAAGAAAGGATCAACAAAATGTTTGATCTTACCAACGAAATCAGAGGCTTTAAAAATGAAGGCTGGGAAAATTACAGGCAAATGCTGTTAAGTACTTATCCGCAAAGATCTGCTGAAGAAAACTTCACCCATGCCGCAAAACAGGCTTATATTTCTTTCGGAGCTGCGATAATTGCAGCGGCTTTTGAAGAAGTGGATTCTACACCAATGGAAGGTTTCTCTCCTGAAGCGGTAGATGAAGTTTTAAACCTGAAAGAAAAAGGCCTGAAAAGCGTACTGTTGTTGCCGATTGGTTACAGGGATGCTTCAACCGACTGGCTGGTTAACCTTACGAAAGTGAGAAAGCCGAAAGAAGCTTTTATTACCGAAGTGAATTAA
- a CDS encoding DUF1287 domain-containing protein: MKKSFFLFVFLFCVFAANAQDKFALQLSNSALSLIDNTIRYDPAYFVIKYPNGDIPADKGVCTDVIIRAYRKLGIDLQKEVHEDMGKNFSKYPKTWGLKKPDTNIDHRRVPNLAVFFSKFGKIKSTETNPELYIPGDIVTWILPGNLTHIGIVVNKKSADGKRFLIVHNIGGGQVLEDCLFTYTITGHYQYRK, translated from the coding sequence ATGAAAAAATCCTTTTTTTTATTTGTATTCCTTTTTTGTGTATTTGCTGCAAATGCACAGGATAAATTTGCACTTCAGCTATCCAATTCCGCTTTGAGCCTGATAGATAATACAATAAGGTATGATCCTGCTTATTTCGTGATTAAATATCCTAACGGAGATATCCCTGCTGACAAAGGAGTCTGCACGGATGTTATTATCAGGGCATACAGGAAGCTTGGCATAGATCTTCAGAAAGAAGTTCATGAGGACATGGGAAAAAACTTTTCAAAATACCCGAAAACATGGGGATTAAAAAAACCTGACACCAATATTGACCACAGAAGGGTTCCGAATCTTGCCGTTTTCTTTTCTAAATTCGGAAAAATAAAATCTACTGAAACCAATCCTGAACTTTATATTCCCGGAGATATTGTTACCTGGATTTTACCCGGAAACCTTACCCATATCGGGATTGTTGTCAATAAGAAATCTGCTGACGGAAAGAGGTTCCTGATCGTTCATAATATAGGAGGCGGACAGGTTTTAGAAGACTGTCTTTTTACATATACCATTACAGGACATTATCAATACCGGAAATAA
- the hemC gene encoding hydroxymethylbilane synthase codes for MKSIRIGTRNSALALWQAREVARNLQNRNYLTEIVPIVSSGDKNLNQPLYSLGITGVFTRDLDVALLNDEIDIAVHSLKDVPTQLPQNIEIIAYLERDFPQDVLIRKESARNKEFHELKLATSSLRRRAFWLKNYPHAEFSDIRGNIQTRLQKLEEGDFDATILSLAGIKRMKMDIDYEMLPLMIPAASQGVIAVAGHSDKPEINEILSQINHKKTQICVEIERNFLSTLEGGCTAPIGAFAEIIENQVRFKAALCSLDGKNCIATDENFEYNENENFGKKFAKIVLENGGKELMTEIKNSY; via the coding sequence ATGAAAAGCATTAGAATCGGGACACGAAATTCCGCACTGGCACTTTGGCAGGCAAGAGAGGTTGCGAGGAACCTTCAAAACCGTAATTATTTAACGGAAATTGTTCCTATTGTCTCTTCCGGCGATAAGAACTTAAATCAACCGCTTTATTCTTTGGGGATCACCGGGGTTTTTACAAGAGACCTTGATGTAGCTTTACTGAATGACGAAATTGATATCGCTGTACACTCTTTAAAAGATGTACCCACACAGCTTCCACAAAATATTGAGATCATTGCCTATCTGGAAAGAGATTTTCCACAGGACGTATTGATAAGAAAAGAATCTGCACGAAATAAGGAATTCCACGAGCTGAAGCTGGCTACATCCAGCCTGAGAAGAAGGGCATTCTGGCTAAAGAATTATCCTCACGCTGAATTCTCAGATATCCGTGGAAATATCCAGACTCGTCTGCAGAAACTGGAAGAAGGGGATTTTGATGCCACGATCCTATCTCTGGCAGGAATCAAGAGAATGAAAATGGACATTGATTATGAAATGCTTCCGTTAATGATTCCGGCTGCCTCTCAGGGAGTAATTGCCGTTGCCGGACATTCTGACAAACCGGAAATCAATGAAATTCTAAGCCAGATCAATCATAAGAAAACACAGATCTGTGTAGAGATCGAAAGAAATTTCCTGAGCACACTGGAAGGCGGATGCACTGCCCCAATCGGAGCTTTTGCAGAGATCATCGAAAACCAGGTCCGTTTCAAAGCTGCACTTTGTTCTCTGGATGGTAAAAACTGTATTGCCACCGATGAGAACTTCGAATACAATGAAAACGAGAACTTTGGAAAAAAATTCGCAAAAATAGTTCTTGAAAACGGAGGAAAAGAGCTGATGACCGAGATCAAAAACTCCTATTAA
- a CDS encoding 50S ribosomal protein L25/general stress protein Ctc, whose protein sequence is MKSITIQGTKRESVGKKSTKALRDAELVPCVVYGGEAPLNFSAEEKAFKGLVYTPEAHTVSIELDGKTIPAVLQDIQFHPITDKILHVDFYQLSDDKPVVMEVPVRIIGRSKGVVAGGVLRQSFRKLKVKAIPANLPDEIVVDVTPLRIGNKLYVGSIKAEGYTFVHPDNAVVVAVKMSRNAMKGGAAAAEDDEDEEVATEEGAAPAAEETTAAE, encoded by the coding sequence ATGAAATCTATTACAATTCAAGGTACAAAAAGAGAAAGCGTGGGCAAAAAGTCTACAAAAGCTTTACGTGATGCTGAATTAGTTCCTTGTGTTGTTTATGGAGGTGAAGCACCTTTAAACTTCTCTGCTGAAGAGAAAGCTTTCAAAGGTTTAGTATACACTCCTGAAGCACACACGGTATCTATTGAGCTAGATGGGAAAACAATTCCTGCTGTTCTTCAGGATATTCAGTTCCACCCGATTACGGACAAAATTTTACACGTAGACTTCTATCAGTTATCTGACGATAAGCCGGTAGTTATGGAAGTTCCTGTAAGAATCATTGGACGTTCTAAAGGTGTTGTAGCTGGTGGTGTTTTACGTCAGTCTTTCAGAAAGCTAAAAGTAAAAGCTATTCCTGCAAACTTACCGGATGAAATCGTTGTTGATGTTACTCCGTTAAGAATCGGGAACAAACTTTATGTTGGAAGCATCAAAGCTGAAGGTTATACTTTCGTTCACCCTGACAATGCAGTTGTAGTAGCTGTTAAGATGTCTAGAAATGCAATGAAAGGTGGTGCAGCAGCAGCTGAAGATGATGAAGATGAAGAAGTTGCAACTGAAGAAGGAGCAGCTCCGGCAGCAGAAGAAACTACTGCAGCAGAATAA